Proteins from a single region of Rhodospirillales bacterium:
- a CDS encoding response regulator transcription factor, which produces MRVLLVEDDTSTAKSIELMLKSEGYIIDTTDLGEDGLEIGKIYDYDIIILDLMLPDMDGYDVLKALRDAKVETPILILSGLTELDNKIKGLGYGADDYLTKPFDKRELIARIQAIVRRSQGHSQSIIETGKVKVNLDTRTVEVAGSPLHLTGKEYGIIELLSLRKGTTLTKEMFLNHLYGGMDEPEVKIIDVFICKLRKKIQDAADGDNYIETVWGRGYVLRDPQAASQAASG; this is translated from the coding sequence ATGCGCGTACTCCTCGTAGAAGACGACACCTCAACCGCCAAAAGCATAGAATTAATGCTGAAATCCGAAGGCTATATCATCGATACGACCGATTTGGGTGAAGATGGGCTGGAAATCGGGAAAATTTACGATTACGACATCATTATTCTCGATTTGATGTTGCCGGATATGGATGGGTATGATGTTTTGAAGGCGTTGCGCGATGCGAAGGTGGAAACACCGATTTTGATTCTCTCGGGCCTGACGGAGCTTGACAATAAAATCAAAGGCTTAGGGTATGGCGCCGATGACTACCTGACAAAGCCGTTTGACAAGCGCGAGTTGATTGCGCGGATTCAGGCGATTGTACGGCGCTCTCAGGGCCATTCACAGAGCATTATCGAAACCGGCAAGGTTAAGGTTAATCTGGATACGCGCACGGTTGAAGTTGCCGGTTCGCCTTTGCATCTGACGGGCAAGGAATACGGGATTATTGAGCTGCTATCCTTGCGTAAGGGCACGACGCTGACCAAGGAAATGTTCCTGAACCATCTTTATGGCGGGATGGACGAGCCGGAAGTAAAGATTATCGATGTGTTTATCTGCAAGCTGCGCAAGAAAATTCAGGATGCGGCTGATGGTGACAACTATATTGAAACCGTCTGGGGCCGCGGCTATGTGCTGCGCGACCCGCAAGCGGCCAGCCAAGCGGCGAGCGGGTGA
- the pgsA gene encoding CDP-diacylglycerol--glycerol-3-phosphate 3-phosphatidyltransferase, giving the protein MWTIPNILTIGRMALLPVMVALFFLPFAWAAWTCLGLYIIGAVTDFLDGWIARRFNLQSEFGAMIDPISDKVFVVTIMLMLVAVGRIDGLMVLSVVIIIVREFTVSGMREYLGPKGVKLPVTRLAKWKTTLQMAALGFLIVGPYVFLATLIGNITLAGAAVLTLITGWGYVKTGMDFIRKMP; this is encoded by the coding sequence ATGTGGACGATTCCGAATATATTGACGATTGGCAGGATGGCTTTGCTGCCGGTGATGGTGGCGTTGTTCTTCCTGCCGTTCGCATGGGCGGCGTGGACGTGCCTTGGCCTTTATATCATCGGCGCGGTGACGGATTTTCTTGATGGATGGATTGCGCGGCGCTTTAACCTGCAGAGCGAATTCGGCGCGATGATCGATCCGATTTCCGACAAGGTTTTTGTCGTCACCATTATGCTGATGCTGGTGGCGGTGGGGCGGATCGACGGGCTGATGGTTTTATCGGTCGTTATTATTATCGTGCGGGAATTTACCGTTTCGGGGATGCGTGAATATCTTGGACCAAAAGGCGTCAAGCTTCCCGTGACCAGGCTGGCGAAATGGAAAACAACGCTGCAGATGGCGGCATTGGGTTTTTTGATCGTCGGGCCGTATGTTTTCCTTGCGACACTGATCGGAAATATCACGCTGGCGGGCGCGGCGGTGCTGACGCTCATCACCGGCTGGGGATACGTGAAGACGGGCATGGATTTTATCAGAAAAATGCCTTAA
- a CDS encoding quinone-dependent dihydroorotate dehydrogenase, whose product MVDVYKLARPFVFLMAPEQAHKAVIHALKAGLVPSAPKIDAPELEQTLWGLKFPNPVGLAAGFDKNAEVIGPAFKLGFGFVEAGTVTPRPQHGNPKPRIFRDPSSEAVINRMGFPNAGMNAFKANLEKFLSQKDRPRGVVGLNIGMNKSQSDPAKDYSALIRMLGPMADYMVINISSPNTPGLRDLQSREPLLELLAIVKEERHKACGEHPPPVLVKLAPDLDEGQQEELAQVALEAEIDGVILTNTTLERPAGLPSDFAAEKGGLSGQPLGDKSTGIVRNFYRLTKGKIPIIGAGGVGNAAQAYEKIKAGASLVQLYSALVYEGPYVASAINRGLLSLLKADGFDNIAQAVGADHGA is encoded by the coding sequence ATGGTTGACGTTTATAAGCTTGCTCGTCCGTTTGTATTTTTGATGGCGCCTGAACAGGCGCATAAGGCAGTAATTCACGCTTTGAAAGCCGGACTGGTCCCGTCTGCGCCGAAGATTGATGCACCCGAGCTGGAGCAGACCTTATGGGGGTTAAAGTTTCCCAACCCGGTCGGGCTGGCCGCAGGATTTGATAAGAATGCCGAGGTTATTGGTCCGGCCTTCAAGCTTGGGTTTGGATTTGTTGAGGCCGGCACAGTGACACCCAGACCGCAGCACGGCAACCCGAAGCCGCGCATTTTTCGTGATCCTTCCAGCGAAGCGGTGATCAACCGGATGGGGTTTCCCAATGCCGGGATGAACGCGTTTAAGGCCAATCTTGAAAAATTCCTTAGCCAAAAAGATCGGCCACGCGGCGTTGTCGGCCTTAATATCGGGATGAATAAAAGTCAAAGCGACCCGGCGAAGGATTACAGCGCACTCATCAGGATGCTGGGGCCGATGGCCGATTATATGGTGATTAATATTTCTTCACCCAATACACCGGGTTTGCGCGATTTACAAAGCCGGGAGCCATTGCTTGAGCTTCTGGCCATTGTCAAAGAAGAGCGGCACAAAGCCTGCGGCGAACATCCGCCGCCGGTGCTGGTGAAACTGGCGCCTGATCTGGATGAGGGACAGCAGGAGGAACTGGCGCAGGTTGCGTTAGAAGCTGAAATAGACGGGGTGATCCTGACCAATACGACGCTGGAGCGGCCAGCTGGCTTGCCCAGCGATTTTGCCGCCGAAAAAGGCGGGCTGAGCGGCCAGCCTTTGGGCGATAAATCTACGGGCATCGTGCGCAATTTTTATCGCCTGACCAAGGGGAAAATCCCTATAATTGGCGCAGGCGGTGTGGGCAATGCTGCTCAGGCCTATGAGAAAATAAAGGCCGGGGCGAGTCTGGTTCAGCTTTACAGCGCCCTGGTTTATGAAGGGCCATATGTAGCCAGCGCTATTAATCGCGGGTTATTATCACTGCTGAAAGCTGATGGTTTCGACAACATTGCTCAAGCCGTGGGGGCCGATCATGGCGCGTAA
- a CDS encoding EAL domain-containing protein, whose amino-acid sequence MVSTTLLKPWGPIMARKKQQRRQKQTKRGFKNWPRAWLVAGVFGATLCIMLLSFISIPLALLGLGIFGLMGIIETEAHERSFWQQAASFKFKTLKDRQDALVKDMAKNTRDIEALKCKVRNDDPCEQPQAAVASEDMPSKRAPLPLGLDYKELPRSPRAVKPRSRAPIIPAQNSRENFEDLSDSIVRELVHHALHEERVDVFVQPIQRLPQRQTRFYEMFARIRARPGQYLPASRYMAIAEQDHLDDKVDNLLLLHCLKTLSESAHIKRAAPFFINVKNTTLKNGAFMKRLLGFVAKNRELAPRLIFEIRQRDFDDMPPALLEIMRGLGRLGCSFSLDHVGSLQIDVADLQHFKVRYVKIDAAQLLAAAQNGGKEFSALHKAKRKLEANGIGVIATKIENEEQMRKLLDFDLHYGQGYLFGKPELEGAYKDRTRTRRGGNTDVA is encoded by the coding sequence ATGGTTTCGACAACATTGCTCAAGCCGTGGGGGCCGATCATGGCGCGTAAAAAACAACAGCGCAGGCAAAAGCAAACAAAGCGCGGATTTAAGAACTGGCCGCGGGCGTGGCTGGTTGCGGGCGTGTTTGGGGCGACGCTCTGCATTATGCTGCTGAGTTTTATTTCCATCCCGCTGGCGCTCTTGGGACTGGGGATTTTCGGGCTGATGGGCATAATTGAAACCGAAGCGCATGAGCGCAGCTTTTGGCAACAGGCCGCATCGTTTAAATTTAAAACACTGAAAGACAGACAAGACGCACTTGTAAAAGACATGGCAAAAAATACGCGCGACATTGAAGCGCTTAAATGCAAGGTCCGTAATGACGACCCATGTGAGCAACCGCAAGCCGCCGTGGCAAGCGAAGATATGCCGAGCAAGCGTGCACCTTTACCCCTTGGTCTGGATTACAAAGAATTGCCTCGCTCTCCACGGGCGGTCAAACCGCGTAGCCGCGCTCCAATCATACCGGCACAAAATAGCCGCGAAAATTTTGAAGATTTGAGCGATAGCATTGTGCGTGAGCTGGTCCATCATGCTTTGCATGAAGAGCGCGTCGATGTGTTTGTGCAACCTATACAGCGCCTGCCCCAACGCCAGACACGTTTTTATGAAATGTTTGCACGCATTCGTGCACGGCCCGGTCAATATCTGCCTGCCAGCCGTTATATGGCGATTGCCGAGCAGGATCATCTTGATGATAAAGTTGATAATCTATTGTTGCTGCATTGCCTGAAAACTTTAAGCGAAAGCGCACATATCAAACGCGCCGCACCGTTTTTTATTAATGTTAAAAATACGACATTAAAGAATGGAGCGTTTATGAAACGCCTGCTTGGTTTTGTCGCGAAAAACCGCGAACTGGCGCCACGGCTTATTTTTGAAATCCGTCAGCGTGATTTTGATGATATGCCTCCGGCGTTACTGGAAATTATGCGCGGGCTGGGAAGGCTCGGATGCAGCTTTTCGCTCGATCATGTCGGCAGCTTGCAAATCGATGTGGCGGATTTACAGCACTTCAAAGTGCGCTATGTAAAGATTGACGCGGCGCAATTGCTAGCTGCTGCGCAAAATGGCGGAAAAGAATTTAGCGCGCTCCATAAAGCAAAACGAAAACTTGAAGCTAATGGCATCGGCGTGATTGCGACTAAAATAGAGAACGAAGAGCAAATGCGGAAATTGCTCGATTTTGATTTGCATTACGGGCAAGGGTATTTATTTGGCAAGCCGGAGCTGGAAGGCGCGTATAAGGATCGCACCCGAACACGGCGTGGCGGCAATACGGATGTGGCGTGA